The Acidobacteriota bacterium genomic sequence AATTGCATTTGCCGATTGACTGGACTCCCATTTCCCTGCCCACTGGATGCAACCAATCCGCGAATGCGCTACTACCGGGCGCTGGTTCGACGGGCGGAAGGCAAATGGGGTGAAGCGGCTGATGAATTGACGACTTTGAGTGGACTCTTCCCGCGAGACCGGGAACTGCACCGGCACCTGGCCCAAACCCGGCTTCTGCTTGGACAGTTGGTGGAAGCCGAAACCGTCGCCCGGCAGATTCTGGCAATTGATCCAAATGATGCCGGGGCGTAC encodes the following:
- a CDS encoding tetratricopeptide repeat protein; translated protein: MTGLPFPCPLDATNPRMRYYRALVRRAEGKWGEAADELTTLSGLFPRDRELHRHLAQTRLLLGQLVEAETVARQILAIDPNDAGAYQFLAAVYTRMDRHAEANWAAKQYVLWREDPLANEVAARFYAAHPEWQELRTKRMMYGKGAPARPVLTGSQASPVE